A single Xylanimonas cellulosilytica DSM 15894 DNA region contains:
- a CDS encoding alpha/beta hydrolase — protein MSTTWHSDVLGDDFQQRTLPLPDGAEATLVRHVPSTTDGPPRRVAVLYVHGFVDYFFHPHVARALADAGYAFYAVDLRGFGRSLAAHTAAGGDPNLVADLGLHAQDLDVAAATVRAQGHERLVVLGHSMGGLVTTLWAAGRAGRADALVLNSPWFDLNENWLKRVPVTRVLDVVGRIAPRLVVGGLHPHYGTALHAATGGEWDFDLGWKPHEGFPVRAGWIRTVRRGQRRINGGAADVAVPTLVLASGRTGSHTKHHDGLLTTDSVLAVEHVRAGARRIGADVRFVEIEGGAHDLALSPSPARERYLEAVTDWLRERVPPGPGQPKSSAAR, from the coding sequence CCAGCAGCGCACCCTTCCCCTGCCTGACGGCGCGGAGGCAACCCTCGTGCGCCACGTGCCCTCGACGACGGACGGGCCGCCACGACGGGTGGCCGTGCTCTACGTGCACGGGTTCGTCGACTACTTCTTCCACCCGCACGTGGCCCGCGCGCTCGCCGACGCCGGGTACGCGTTCTACGCCGTCGACCTGCGCGGGTTCGGGCGTTCGCTGGCCGCGCACACGGCCGCGGGCGGGGACCCCAACCTGGTCGCGGATCTAGGGCTGCACGCCCAGGACCTCGACGTCGCCGCCGCGACCGTCCGCGCCCAGGGGCACGAGCGGCTCGTGGTCCTGGGGCACTCGATGGGCGGTCTCGTCACGACGCTGTGGGCGGCCGGACGCGCGGGGCGCGCCGACGCGCTCGTGCTCAACAGCCCGTGGTTCGACCTCAACGAGAACTGGCTCAAGCGGGTGCCCGTGACGCGCGTGCTCGACGTCGTCGGCCGGATCGCTCCGCGCCTCGTCGTCGGCGGCCTGCACCCGCACTACGGCACGGCGCTGCACGCCGCCACGGGCGGCGAGTGGGACTTCGATCTCGGCTGGAAGCCGCACGAGGGCTTCCCCGTGCGGGCCGGGTGGATCCGCACCGTGCGGCGCGGGCAGCGGCGGATCAACGGCGGGGCGGCCGACGTCGCGGTGCCCACGCTGGTGCTCGCCTCCGGCCGGACCGGCTCGCACACGAAGCACCACGACGGCCTGCTGACCACGGACTCCGTGCTGGCGGTCGAGCACGTGCGCGCGGGCGCCCGGCGGATCGGCGCGGACGTGCGCTTCGTCGAGATCGAGGGCGGCGCGCACGACCTGGCACTCTCGCCGTCGCCCGCACGCGAGCGCTACCTGGAAGCGGTCACCGACTGGCTCCGGGAGCGCGTCCCGCCCGGACCGGGTCAGCCGAAGAGCAGCGCGGCGCGGTAG